Sequence from the Clostridium saccharobutylicum DSM 13864 genome:
AAGAACTTTTCATTTATCTTTATATTAATATAATCGAATACTTTTTAAAATAGTTTACATAAGAAAAAAATTAGCAGTTTCCCACTAATTTACTTGATTGAATATTTTAAAAAATTTCAAAATTATCATTAATTTAATTATAATCAATTACTAAATTTCCAACATTAATTTCAGCAACAGCTTTTAAATTTTAATTTAGTACTGATTTTAATCTAGTAACTGCAAGATCATAATTTCCACATTTTCTGTAGTAACTTATTGCTTCGTCCCTATACCCTAAACACTCAAATATGACTCCTATATTATAATAAGGCAAGTATGTACTAATACCTTCCATCTTACCATCATCATATTCATTGCATTTAAGAAAACTTTGAACTGCAAGATCAAACTTAGCATTATTCATGTATATTAAGCCCATTAGAAAATTATAATCAGCACTATTATAATATTCTCTATAAATTTGAATCTCCATAGCTTCACCAAACTTTTCTGCATTAATTAAAGCATATCCATATGTTTCAATTAAATCTTCAACATATTCTAACCTACAATCCACTGGAAATGATATTGCTTTTTCAAAACATTTATATGCTTCAATATAATCTTTCATCATATAAAAGGATTTACCAAGCTGATAATATAAATAAGGCTCGTTAGATTTTTCTTCTATAGCTTTCTTCAATAACGATATATTTCTCTCCAACTTATTTGTTCTATCTACTTCTTCTTTTGTGTAACCTATATGATTTACTGTTATATCTACAGGCTTTATTGAATAAACTTCTCCATCTCTATGAGCTATTTGTTCATGAATAGTTCCTTCATAACGAAAGTATTTCCTATTAAATAATCTGCTTATTAACTCCGTACCTTTTTTAATTCCTAATTGGTCTTCTATTAAATTAATTCTTTTTATTCTTCCTACAGTTTTCATATTATCTTTAGAACTTATAAATTCTAAAACTTTTGCCTTATCAAAGCTTTCTATAAACTCATCAGCATCTAATACTAGAATCCAATCGTTTGTAGCCTTTGAAATACTAAAGTTTCTAGCAACTGAAAAGTCATTACACCATTTAAAGTCAAAAACCATATCTGTAAACGACAAAGCTATTTTTTTTGTATTATCTATAGATCCTGTATCAATAATAATTATCTCATCTACAAGATTTTTAACTTGTAAAAGATACTTTTCTAAATTCTTTTCTTCATCTCTTACTATCATACATAAACTAAGCATTTTATTTCACTTTACCTACTCGATTAATCCCCATGACATAGGTGTCCCTTTCTTTATATCTAATTTAGCGTGCTTTCCTATTATATCGACATAATTCCTAGGATGCATTCCAAAACCAGGCCTTATGGAACGAAGATTTTTCTCTGTGAATAGTTCTCCTTTTTTAATCTCTTTCACTACAAATAAAGATCTCGAAAATTCTCTACTATTCTTCATTTTCTCTGTTAAATTATAAGAAATTTCACCTAATGCCTTTTCTGTTTCTCTTATAGATTTTACCATTAATCTTAACTCTTCTGGTTCTAAAGAAAATGCTGAATCTGGTCCACCATCACTTCTTGATAATGTGAAATGTTTCTCAACAATCTTCGCCCCTAACGACACAGCTGCTATCGGAACAGTGATTCCCAATGTATGATCTGATAAACCAGATACAACTCCAAAAGTTTCTGCTATATTAGGAATAGTTTTTAAATTCATATCTTCAAAAGGTGCTGGATAGGCACTCGTACATTTTAATATCGCTATTTCATTATTGCCAACTCTTCTACAAGCATTTACTGCTTCTTCTATATCATTCAATGTAGATACTCCTGTTGCCAAAATCATAGGCTTACCTTTAGATGCCATGTATTCAATTAATGGTATATCTGTTATTTCAAAAGATGCTACTTTATATGCTGGTACATTCATATCTTCGAGAAAATCTACGGCAGTTTTATCAAAAGGTGAAGAAAAACAAATTAAGCCTTCTTCTTCTGCAATTTTCTTTAACTTAGGCTGCCATTCCCAAGGAGTATATGCCTCTTTATATAAATCATAAAGCTTCCGATTATCCCATAATGTACCCTGATTTATTTTAAAATAATCATTATTACAGTCAATAGTTATAGTATCCGCAGTGTAAGTTTGAAGTTTTATAGCATCTACTCCTGCATTTGCTGCCTTTTTAATTAAGTTCACTGCATTTTCAAAGCGCCCATTATGATTTGCAGATATTTCAGCCACTATG
This genomic interval carries:
- a CDS encoding glycosyltransferase, with translation MIVRDEEKNLEKYLLQVKNLVDEIIIIDTGSIDNTKKIALSFTDMVFDFKWCNDFSVARNFSISKATNDWILVLDADEFIESFDKAKVLEFISSKDNMKTVGRIKRINLIEDQLGIKKGTELISRLFNRKYFRYEGTIHEQIAHRDGEVYSIKPVDITVNHIGYTKEEVDRTNKLERNISLLKKAIEEKSNEPYLYYQLGKSFYMMKDYIEAYKCFEKAISFPVDCRLEYVEDLIETYGYALINAEKFGEAMEIQIYREYYNSADYNFLMGLIYMNNAKFDLAVQSFLKCNEYDDGKMEGISTYLPYYNIGVIFECLGYRDEAISYYRKCGNYDLAVTRLKSVLN
- the pseI gene encoding pseudaminic acid synthase codes for the protein MLTKMKIDKKVIDQNSNTFIVAEISANHNGRFENAVNLIKKAANAGVDAIKLQTYTADTITIDCNNDYFKINQGTLWDNRKLYDLYKEAYTPWEWQPKLKKIAEEEGLICFSSPFDKTAVDFLEDMNVPAYKVASFEITDIPLIEYMASKGKPMILATGVSTLNDIEEAVNACRRVGNNEIAILKCTSAYPAPFEDMNLKTIPNIAETFGVVSGLSDHTLGITVPIAAVSLGAKIVEKHFTLSRSDGGPDSAFSLEPEELRLMVKSIRETEKALGEISYNLTEKMKNSREFSRSLFVVKEIKKGELFTEKNLRSIRPGFGMHPRNYVDIIGKHAKLDIKKGTPMSWGLIE